The genomic window TCGCAGCGTATTCGCCACGGATTGGCGGAACGCTCCGATCTCTTTCCTTATTCGGGGTACGAGAGCAGCACCCGCAAAGGTGGAACTAGCGGAACCGTTGAGTTCCGCCCTCCACAATAGCTGGAGCAGGCATATCGCACCCCGCGGCAGATCAGCGCGGGGCGTGGCGAAGTTGCCAGATATCCGAAGCCAACACGAAGTCCTCCTCCCAGTCCACGTCGAAGGATCGGTCCTTTGACACCGACCACAGCAGCGGCGTCCGGCCGATCCGGTCGCCCGTTTCGACATAGGTGGCGCGCGGGGCCAGGAAGACCGAGGAGTTCACTTCGTAATAGACCGGCAGTGTCTGGGTGCGCGGCCATTTCTCGACATTGCGGTCGTAGTTCAGCGGCCCGTCCTGTGTCCAGATGAAGGTCCGAAGTTCCAGCACGCCCATCAGGCTGTCATGCGTGCCGGCCGCCCGTGCCTCACGGTAGAGGCGGATCGCCTCCGAATAGTCGGTGCTGCCAAGGAAGGGGGAAGTGACATGGGTCCAGAGCACATCGCCCTCGGCGATCACCGTCGGCAGATAGGCGATGACCTCGTCGGTCGAAGTGGCGGAGGAGCAGAGATGATCCGGCCGGCGGTCCAGCACCATCCGGCCGGGGTTGGCGGCCAGGAAGGGCTCCGCCAAGGCGATCACCTCGGGATCATTGGTGGAGAGCAGGATGCGATCCAGCTCCGGCACTGCCAGAAGCTGCCGCAGCTTGATGCCCAGCAGCCCAGTCCTATCACCGCCAAAGGTGCGCGTGTTCTTGTGGGGAACCCTCTGGCTGCCGGCACGGCAGGGAAGAAAGGCCGTCAGCATGCGGGTGAACCATCCTCAGGTTGCGTCATGCCCAGCGCGGCGGGCAGGCCCCGCAGGTCCTCGATCACGGGGAAGCCCTCCTCGATGGCGAGCGCGCGCATCCGGGCCTGGACCGTCGAGAAGCGGTCCATATAGACGAAGCGGCATCCGGTCTCGCGCGCCGCCTTCCAATCCGCCTCGGCATCGCCCACGAAGGTGATGG from Roseococcus microcysteis includes these protein-coding regions:
- a CDS encoding acylneuraminate cytidylyltransferase family protein, producing MLTAFLPCRAGSQRVPHKNTRTFGGDRTGLLGIKLRQLLAVPELDRILLSTNDPEVIALAEPFLAANPGRMVLDRRPDHLCSSATSTDEVIAYLPTVIAEGDVLWTHVTSPFLGSTDYSEAIRLYREARAAGTHDSLMGVLELRTFIWTQDGPLNYDRNVEKWPRTQTLPVYYEVNSSVFLAPRATYVETGDRIGRTPLLWSVSKDRSFDVDWEEDFVLASDIWQLRHAPR